The Coffea arabica cultivar ET-39 chromosome 6e, Coffea Arabica ET-39 HiFi, whole genome shotgun sequence genome contains the following window.
tgcaaaaaggcACTCAATTGGATATTCTAGACTTTAGCTTGGCTTTGATCTTTTTTCCTACAGTATCTCAAGGCTAtgcctttcttttcttgtcttgtaGAACATCCATTgccttaatttttttcctttctaagTCGCTCTCTTTGCCCTCTCCTACGAGTATATGTGAGTGTTCCCAAAATATTAACATACAACGAGATGGAGGGCTATTTATAGGTTTCCTTGGAGAAAATTAATCAACACTTGAATTGATGTGGCGATAACATCTATCAAGGAAGAGGGATGAGTTGGTATTAGGAAAGGTAATGCTGCGACACTTGTCATGGGGAGAACATGACATGTGTCTTGTTGTGTGACACATGTCACCATTGGTTAACACATGTTAGATATTGGTGACACCTGTCTGTCAGGAACTCAGATTCAATTGCTAAACTCAAATTGATGAATGAGGGAAAATTGGGAATTGATAGGATGAGAGAGAAGAATTGAGGAGTCAAAGAAGAGAGAGTAGAGAGGGAATTGAGGGAggggaaatgaagttgaaatgttATTACCAGAATTCTGTTTTTACACATGGGTGGGACCCACTTTTATAACCAATCCACACAATCAGCAATTGCTATTTAACCGACTTAACTAACTATTAATTCAATAACCCAAAACCACATCGTTTAGGCCTCTACTGGATTAATCCCAATTAGGGCATTTATTACAACTAATTCTTGTCCTAACAATTCCTTTCTATTAAAATCAGAATTGTCCTCAAGTCTGGAACGTAGGAAACTGATTCTCAATGAAAGATTTATCCTCCCATGATGCTTCTTCATAGTCCAGTTGGTTCCATTTGATCAAATATTGCACAATAGGTTGACCTTCTCGCATAATGACCCTTCTTCTCAAGATGATTTCTGGTTGCAAACGACATTGATCTTGAGTGTCTAACTTTGGCAGCTTGGTTGAACTACCTTGCATAGGTCCCAACTTCTTCTTAAGCAATGACACATGGAACACATGGTGTGATTTGGTGCCTGCTGGTAACTTCAACTTGTAGGCTACTGAACcaatcttcttttccaattggAATGGACCAAAATACTTGGTTGATAGCTTAAGGCACTTCCTAACTGCCACCGTATGTTGTCTGTATGGCTGCAGCTTCAGAAACACCCAATCCCCCACAGCAAATTTCC
Protein-coding sequences here:
- the LOC140009757 gene encoding uncharacterized protein; translation: MIQERNKISNCFRDNLVKAQHRMKYFADQHRTERKFAVGDWVFLKLQPYRQHTVAVRKCLKLSTKYFGPFQLEKKIGSVAYKLKLPAGTKSHHVFHVSLLKKKLGPMQGSSTKLPKLDTQDQCRLQPEIILRRRVIMREGQPIVQYLIKWNQLDYEEASWEDKSFIENQFPTFQT